Proteins from a genomic interval of Perognathus longimembris pacificus isolate PPM17 chromosome 14, ASM2315922v1, whole genome shotgun sequence:
- the LOC125363402 gene encoding cell division cycle-associated protein 4-like encodes MFARGLKRRCDQEEAAEGFGTAPSYSLQRQSLLDMSLVKLQLCHMLVEPNLCRSVLIANTVRQIQEEMSRDGAWHAGAPPGAGRAPLDRLVSTEVLCRTARGPPGAPPAPGSGEGPSRAPAPELCTAGPAPEPRDPRSSLWEMGSARESRGGFPKALDQIFETLESKPPGCMEELFSDVESSYYDLDTVLTGVVGGSKPGLCGGLEGFAAAPAPPAAGCKSDLAELDHVVEILVET; translated from the coding sequence ATGTTTGCACGCGGGCTGAAGAGGAGGTGTGACCAGGAGGAGGCGGCAGAGGGCTTTGGCACCGCCCCGTCCTACAGCCTCCAGCGGCAGTCGCTCCTGGACATGTCCCTGGTCAAGCTGCAGCTCTGCCACATGCTGGTGGAGCCCAACCTCTGCCGCTCGGTCCTCATCGCCAACACCGTCCGGCAGATCCAGGAGGAGATGAGCCGGGACGGCGCGTGGCACGCCGGGGCgccgccgggcgcggggcgggcgccgcTGGACCGCCTGGTGTCCACGGAGGTGCTGTGCCGCACGGCCCGGGGCCCTCCGGGGGCGCCGCCCGCCCCCGGGTCCGGAGAGGGCCCCTCGCGGGCGCCGGCCCCCGAACTCTGCacggccggcccggcccccgaGCCGCGGGACCCTCGGAGCAGCCTGTGGGAGATGGGCAGCGCGCGGGAGAGCAGGGGGGGCTTCCCCAAGGCCCTGGACCAGATATTTGAGACCCTGGAGAGCAAACCCCCCGGCTGCATGGAGGAGCTGTTCTCCGACGTGGAGAGCTCCTACTACGACCTGGACACGGTGCTGACGGGCGTGGTGGGCGGCTCCAAGCCGGGCCTGTGCGGCGGGCTCGAGGGCTTCGCGGCAGCCCCGGCTCCCCCCGCCGCGGGCTGCAAGTCGGACCTGGCCGAGCTGGACCACGTGGTGGAGATCCTGGTGGAGACCTGA